A genomic stretch from Methylophilus medardicus includes:
- a CDS encoding DNA alkylation repair protein: MVAFRIPDAPRSIQKDQPLKFLLDREAVDCLAHNIALVHPAFDAQTFKQLALTNIVPLGIMDRAAHIAAALRATLPNKFADAIEILLNTLTPPNAHTERLGLSVFFYLPHTRFVADYGRDASHNHGEDPFETAMRAQYALTRRFTAEFSIRPFLIHDFERTLHQLTQWVTDPDPHVRRLCSEGCRPRLPWGARIPQLIVDPTPVLPILEALKNDPSLYVRRSVANHLGDIAKDHPALAFAVCERWLTDADIHLKWVIRHAVRHPAKRAHATAIALRKAAGAR, encoded by the coding sequence GTGGTTGCTTTTCGCATTCCAGATGCCCCACGCAGCATTCAAAAAGACCAGCCGCTCAAGTTTTTGCTCGATCGCGAAGCGGTTGACTGCCTAGCACACAATATTGCGCTGGTGCATCCTGCTTTTGACGCGCAAACCTTTAAGCAGTTAGCGCTCACCAACATCGTGCCGCTAGGCATCATGGATCGCGCGGCACACATTGCCGCGGCCTTACGCGCAACCTTGCCCAACAAATTCGCTGATGCCATTGAAATTCTGCTCAACACGCTTACACCGCCCAATGCGCATACTGAGCGCTTGGGCTTAAGTGTTTTTTTCTATCTGCCGCATACGCGTTTTGTGGCTGATTATGGCCGCGATGCCTCACACAATCACGGTGAGGACCCTTTTGAAACTGCCATGCGTGCGCAATACGCTTTAACGCGGCGCTTTACTGCCGAGTTTTCAATTCGTCCCTTTTTGATTCATGATTTTGAACGCACCTTGCACCAGCTCACACAATGGGTCACGGATCCCGACCCGCATGTGCGCCGCTTATGTTCGGAAGGCTGCCGACCACGCCTGCCGTGGGGCGCGCGCATTCCGCAATTAATTGTCGACCCGACGCCGGTATTGCCGATTCTGGAAGCCTTAAAAAATGATCCAAGTCTGTATGTCAGGCGTAGCGTAGCCAACCACCTTGGCGACATTGCTAAAGACCATCCAGCGCTTGCATTTGCGGTATGTGAGCGCTGGCTTACAGATGCCGACATACACTTGAAATGGGTCATTCGCCATGCCGTGAGGCATCCTGCCAAGCGCGCACATGCGACGGCCATCGCGTTGCGCAAAGCCGCGGGGGCACGATAG
- the prmC gene encoding peptide chain release factor N(5)-glutamine methyltransferase has protein sequence MQTELIQVQQWLQTARQQLAQHVPADEARIEAQLLLMHVLNVSRAWLIAHATDHIEPTQLSVVAHLLQRRLQGEPVAYLLGKREFFGLTLKVTTDTLIPRPDSETLVEAALQKICAGMRILDLGTGTGAIALAIAKHAPTCQVVAVDVSAPALAVAQENAHSLQLPHVQCLHSHWFDALPTSTFDLIVSNPPYIEHNDPHLQQGDLRFEPFSALASGEDGLTAIRQIISQSTAHLNLGGWLLLEHGYNQAQAVQQLLQAHGFTDVETRHDLGNQPRVTLGKRSAAEPV, from the coding sequence TTGCAAACAGAGCTCATTCAGGTGCAACAGTGGCTACAAACGGCGCGGCAACAACTTGCGCAGCACGTGCCCGCAGACGAGGCACGCATTGAGGCACAATTACTGCTCATGCATGTGCTCAACGTCAGTCGCGCCTGGCTCATCGCCCATGCGACCGATCACATCGAACCAACACAACTCAGTGTGGTGGCGCATTTATTGCAGCGTCGGTTACAAGGTGAGCCAGTGGCTTATCTTCTGGGCAAGCGAGAGTTTTTTGGCTTAACACTCAAAGTGACCACAGATACGCTTATTCCGCGACCAGACAGCGAAACTCTCGTAGAAGCTGCGCTGCAAAAAATCTGCGCGGGGATGCGCATTTTGGATCTAGGCACCGGCACCGGCGCCATCGCACTCGCGATTGCGAAGCATGCGCCGACGTGTCAGGTGGTGGCCGTGGATGTCTCAGCCCCAGCATTGGCTGTGGCGCAAGAAAATGCGCACTCCCTGCAACTACCTCATGTGCAGTGTTTACACAGCCACTGGTTTGATGCTTTGCCGACAAGCACATTTGACCTGATCGTGAGTAACCCACCCTACATCGAGCACAACGACCCCCATCTGCAACAAGGGGATTTGCGCTTTGAGCCGTTTTCGGCACTGGCCTCGGGAGAGGACGGCTTAACCGCGATCCGGCAGATCATTTCACAGTCGACAGCGCACTTAAATTTGGGAGGCTGGCTACTCCTAGAGCATGGTTACAACCAAGCGCAAGCCGTTCAACAACTGCTACAGGCGCATGGCTTTACAGACGTTGAGACCCGACACGATTTGGGCAATCAACCGCGAGTGACCCTCGGTAAACGATCCGCCGCCGAACCAGTATGA
- a CDS encoding TIGR01458 family HAD-type hydrolase, with protein sequence MRAIPNIKAVLFDLDGVLYIGDQIIPGALEAVAQLRAAGMAVRFVTNTSTLSLHALQAKLNALGFNVVPEEIMSAPQATIQYLKSKPNPVCKLLLAEDVKKDFACFDQSDTAANYVVIGDIGDAWSYTLLNAVFHCLVNGAQLIAIHKNRFWQTDSGLQMDIGAFVTGLEYASNTKAMLMGKPSAHFFHLAVDALQLTPAEVLMIGDDIDADVGGAQAAGLHGVLVKTGKFRETYTRLSAVEPDAIIASVADLPALLGCLSTANY encoded by the coding sequence ATGCGCGCTATTCCGAATATTAAAGCGGTGCTGTTCGATCTGGACGGTGTGTTATACATCGGCGATCAAATCATTCCGGGCGCCTTGGAGGCGGTCGCTCAACTCCGCGCAGCAGGAATGGCCGTGCGGTTTGTCACCAACACCAGCACCTTGTCTTTGCACGCCCTGCAAGCAAAACTGAATGCGCTTGGCTTCAATGTAGTGCCTGAAGAAATCATGAGTGCACCACAAGCGACCATTCAATATTTAAAAAGCAAACCGAATCCGGTGTGCAAGTTGTTATTAGCCGAGGATGTGAAAAAAGATTTCGCTTGTTTTGACCAATCTGACACCGCCGCCAATTATGTGGTGATTGGCGACATTGGTGATGCCTGGTCTTACACATTACTCAATGCGGTATTTCATTGTCTGGTGAACGGCGCACAACTCATCGCGATTCATAAAAACCGCTTTTGGCAAACGGATAGCGGGCTACAGATGGATATTGGCGCATTTGTGACGGGGCTAGAGTATGCCAGTAACACCAAAGCAATGCTGATGGGCAAACCGTCTGCGCACTTCTTTCATCTGGCAGTCGATGCCTTGCAACTGACACCCGCAGAGGTGCTCATGATCGGCGATGATATTGATGCAGACGTGGGCGGCGCGCAAGCAGCCGGGCTGCATGGCGTGTTAGTCAAAACTGGCAAATTTCGAGAAACCTACACCCGCTTATCCGCCGTTGAGCCAGATGCGATCATTGCATCGGTGGCTGACCTGCCAGCCTTGCTTGGCTGTTTAAGCACCGCCAATTACTAA
- the prfA gene encoding peptide chain release factor 1: MKPSMLQKLANLSERLEELNRLLSSEGVTDNMDNYRKIMQEHTEITPIVEQYHIYTQTESDLKEAHLMLADPEMKAFAQEEIDSGKKRLEEVALALQTLLLPKDPSDDKNIFLEIRAGTGGDESGLFAGDLFRMYSRFADRQGWKVEVVSANEGEVGGYKEIIAKIIGYGAYSKLKFESGGHRVQRVPDTETQGRIHTSACTVAILPEVEEVGDVEINPADIRIDTFRASGAGGQHINKTDSAVRITHAPTGIVVECQDGRSQHANKAQAMQVLAARIKAKQVDEQQSKIASERRNLIGSGDRSERIRTYNYPQGRITDHRINLTLYKIEAITEGDMDELIHALATEYQADLLASLGEEG; this comes from the coding sequence ATGAAACCAAGCATGTTGCAAAAACTCGCTAATTTAAGCGAGAGACTCGAAGAACTTAACCGCCTGCTTAGTAGCGAGGGCGTGACAGATAACATGGATAACTACCGTAAGATCATGCAAGAGCATACGGAAATTACCCCGATTGTTGAGCAATATCATATTTATACGCAAACCGAATCTGATCTTAAGGAAGCACATCTCATGCTTGCCGACCCGGAGATGAAAGCGTTTGCCCAAGAAGAAATCGACAGTGGCAAAAAACGACTAGAAGAAGTGGCACTGGCCCTGCAGACATTGTTGTTGCCCAAAGACCCAAGTGACGACAAAAATATATTTCTTGAAATTCGCGCTGGCACCGGCGGGGACGAATCTGGATTATTTGCAGGCGACTTGTTCCGCATGTACTCCCGTTTTGCCGACCGACAGGGCTGGAAGGTAGAAGTCGTCTCAGCCAATGAGGGCGAAGTCGGTGGCTATAAAGAAATCATCGCCAAAATTATCGGCTATGGCGCCTACTCAAAACTCAAGTTCGAGTCCGGCGGTCATCGGGTACAGCGCGTGCCCGATACCGAAACGCAAGGGCGTATCCACACCTCGGCTTGTACCGTGGCCATTCTGCCTGAGGTAGAAGAGGTGGGCGACGTCGAAATTAATCCGGCAGATATCCGTATTGATACTTTCCGGGCCTCTGGCGCGGGCGGCCAGCACATTAACAAAACCGATTCTGCGGTGCGCATTACTCACGCGCCGACCGGCATCGTGGTCGAATGTCAGGATGGCCGCAGCCAGCATGCCAACAAGGCGCAAGCGATGCAGGTATTGGCCGCGCGCATTAAAGCCAAGCAAGTAGATGAGCAACAAAGCAAAATTGCCTCCGAGCGTCGCAATCTGATTGGCTCAGGCGATCGCAGCGAGCGCATCCGCACCTACAACTATCCACAAGGCCGCATCACTGACCATCGCATTAACCTGACGCTGTACAAAATTGAAGCGATCACCGAAGGCGACATGGATGAGTTGATTCATGCATTAGCCACAGAATATCAAGCAGATTTGCTGGCGAGTTTGGGTGAAGAGGGCTAA